Proteins from a single region of Megalopta genalis isolate 19385.01 chromosome 3, iyMegGena1_principal, whole genome shotgun sequence:
- the LOC117229506 gene encoding bestrophin-2 isoform X1, with amino-acid sequence MTVTYTAEVATCKGLGCFLKLLLRWRASIYKLVWLDLALFLFIYYSLSTIYRLLLDEGQKKIFEAVVAYCNEYSDLIPLSFVLGFYVSIVMTRWWNQYMVIPWPDSIAVFVSATIHGNDERGRLMRRTIVRYVCVCLTLVLAMVSPRVKKRFPTLEHFVDTGLLLENELVIFQSLNDKFPKPSKHWLPIVWASSIVTRARKEGRIRDDFAVKTLIDELNKFRGLCGSLMHYDTISVPLVYTQVVTLAVYTYFLTSVMGRQWVQNSKTSTIDLYFPVFTTLQFFFYMGWLKVAETLINPFGEDDDDFEVNWIIDRNLQVSYLIVDEMHHDHPELIRDQYWDDIFPTELPYTAAAQAFREEHPQPSTAGIQLSAAQQELQPSSVRIDEMAADYQQKFRPEMSDDAASGIHFTAKGKMSRSCTESGKIARSASRVSNRDRTLSGGSTPSNLGGSLTRVNSVTSVLKRLFSKEDRPDGGVTSGTKTPGRMAASSSAASLQNRAIVGGGSMRIGVIKEEADEQMTLTSMKSDKRPHVQSIFAAGPPPPSAPMSVPGSEHSRNGEIFSCSAPVTGLAGSNGDGNGGVIDGRYAARSRAERTSQSARSSVAFDTGVSFAGSGVADDMISTRSSSCTSVNSDDEFTKLKTERKKQRRDRVVRRLARSTSGHTNLLGDQSRSVLDTEQLLLSELVNTSRLSMSASDRDEKVDTDRL; translated from the exons ATGACGGTCACTTACACCGCCGAAGTCGCTACCTGCAAAGGTCTCGGTTGCTTTCTAAAATTACTCCTAAG ATGGCGCGCGAGCATATACAAGCTCGTCTGGCTAGACCTGGCCCTGTTCCTCTTTATCTACTACTCGCTGTCGACCATCTATCGGTTGTTGCTCGACGAGGGCCAGAAGAAGATCTTCGAGGCGGTGGTGGCCTACTGCAACGAGTACAGCGACCTGATACCGCTGTCGTTCGTCCTTGGCTTCTACGTTAGCATCGTCATGACTAGATGGTGGAATCAATACATGGTGATACCGTGGCCAGATTCGATCGCGGTCTTCGTGTCGGCGACTATTCACGGGAACGACGAGAGAGGTCGATTGATGCGGCGAACTATCGTCAG ATACGTGTGCGTGTGTTTGACACTGGTGCTGGCGATGGTCTCGCCGCGCGTGAAAAAGCGATTCCCGACGCTGGAGCACTTCGTGGACACGGGTCTGTTGCTGGAGAACGAGCTGGTGATCTTCCAGAGCCTGAACGATAAATTCCCGAAGCCGAGCAAGCACTGGCTGCCGATCGTATGGGCGTCGAGCATCGTGACTCGCGCGAGGAAAGAGGGCCGGATCCGCGACGATTTCGCCGTCAAGACGCTGATAGACGAGCTGAACAAGTTTCGCGGTCTCTGCGGCAGCCTGATGCACTACGACACCATCAGCGTACCGTTGGTTTACACGCAG GTGGTGACCTTGGCGGTGTACACGTACTTTCTCACGAGCGTGATGGGCCGGCAATGGGTGCAGAACTCTAAAACTTCGACCATCGATCTCTATTTCCCGGTGTTCACCACTCTGCAGTTCTTTTTCTACATGGGCTGGCTCAAGGTCGCCGAGACCCTGATCAACCCGTTcggcgaggacgacgacgacttCGAAGTCAACTGGATCATCGACAGGAATCTGCAA GTGAGCTACCTGATCGTCGACGAGATGCACCACGATCATCCAGAGCTGATCCGCGATCAGTATTGGGACGATATCTTCCCAACCGAGCTTCCGTACACGGCCGCGGCCCAGGCATTCCGCGAGGAGCATCCGCAGCCTTCGACGGCCGGGATCCAGTTATCAGCGGCGCAACAAGAACTCCAACCGTCTTCTGTCAGGATCGACGAAATGGCAGCGGACTATCAGCAAAAGTTTCGGCCGGAAATGAGCGACGACGCCGCGTCCGGCATACACTTCACGGCGAAGGGAAAAATGTCAAG GAGCTGTACCGAGAGCGGCAAGATAGCGAG GAGCGCGAGTCGTGTGAGCAACCGAGACCGCACCTTGAGCGGCGGTTCGACGCCTAGCAACCTGGGTGGCTCTCTCACGAGGGTGAACAGCGTGACCAGCGTGCTGAAGAGGCTCTTCAGCAAGGAGGACAGACCCGATGGTGGGGTGACCAGTGGCACCAAAACTCCGGGAAGAATGGCTGCGTCCAGTTCCGCCGCCTCTTTGCAGAACCGTGCAATCG TTGGAGGTGGCTCGATGAGGATAGGCGTGATCAAGGAGGAGGCGGACGAGCAGATGACCTTGACTTCGATGAAGTCGGACAAGAGACCCCACGTGCAGAGTATATTCGCAGCTGGACCACCGCCACCCAGTGCTCCGATGTCCGTGCCCGGTTCCGAGCACTCCAGAAACGGGGAGATATTCTCTTGCAGTGCTCCTGTGACCGGCTTAGCAGGAAGTAACGGGGATGGGAATGGTGGCGTCATTGATGGGAGGTACGCGGCAAGATCAAG GGCAGAGCGGACGTCGCAGTCGGCGCGATCCAGCGTGGCCTTCGACACAGGAGTGAGCTTCGCTGGCAGCGGGGTCGCGGACGATATGATCAGCACCCGAAGTTCTTCTTGCACCAGCGTCAACTCGGACGACGAGTTCACGAAGCTGAAGACGGAAAGAAAGAAGCAGAGGCGGGACAGGGTGGTCCGGAGGCTGGCCAGGAGCACCAGCGGCCATACTAATCTGCTCGGGGACCAATCTCGAAGCGTGTTGGACACGGAGCAGCTGTTGCTGTCGGAATTGGTGAACACTTCGCGATTGTCGATGTCGGCGAGCGACAGAGACGAGAAGGTCGACACCGACCGGCTTTAA
- the LOC117229506 gene encoding bestrophin-2 isoform X2 — MTVTYTAEVATCKGLGCFLKLLLRWRASIYKLVWLDLALFLFIYYSLSTIYRLLLDEGQKKIFEAVVAYCNEYSDLIPLSFVLGFYVSIVMTRWWNQYMVIPWPDSIAVFVSATIHGNDERGRLMRRTIVRYVCVCLTLVLAMVSPRVKKRFPTLEHFVDTGLLLENELVIFQSLNDKFPKPSKHWLPIVWASSIVTRARKEGRIRDDFAVKTLIDELNKFRGLCGSLMHYDTISVPLVYTQVVTLAVYTYFLTSVMGRQWVQNSKTSTIDLYFPVFTTLQFFFYMGWLKVAETLINPFGEDDDDFEVNWIIDRNLQVSYLIVDEMHHDHPELIRDQYWDDIFPTELPYTAAAQAFREEHPQPSTAGIQLSAAQQELQPSSVRIDEMAADYQQKFRPEMSDDAASGIHFTAKGKMSRSCTESGKIARSASRVSNRDRTLSGGSTPSNLGGSLTRVNSVTSVLKRLFSKEDRPDGGVTSGTKTPGRMAASSSAASLQNRAIVGGGSMRIGVIKEEADEQMTLTSMKSDKRPHVQSIFAAGPPPPSAPMSVPGSEHSRNGEIFSCSAPVTGLAGSNGDGNGGVIDGRAERTSQSARSSVAFDTGVSFAGSGVADDMISTRSSSCTSVNSDDEFTKLKTERKKQRRDRVVRRLARSTSGHTNLLGDQSRSVLDTEQLLLSELVNTSRLSMSASDRDEKVDTDRL; from the exons ATGACGGTCACTTACACCGCCGAAGTCGCTACCTGCAAAGGTCTCGGTTGCTTTCTAAAATTACTCCTAAG ATGGCGCGCGAGCATATACAAGCTCGTCTGGCTAGACCTGGCCCTGTTCCTCTTTATCTACTACTCGCTGTCGACCATCTATCGGTTGTTGCTCGACGAGGGCCAGAAGAAGATCTTCGAGGCGGTGGTGGCCTACTGCAACGAGTACAGCGACCTGATACCGCTGTCGTTCGTCCTTGGCTTCTACGTTAGCATCGTCATGACTAGATGGTGGAATCAATACATGGTGATACCGTGGCCAGATTCGATCGCGGTCTTCGTGTCGGCGACTATTCACGGGAACGACGAGAGAGGTCGATTGATGCGGCGAACTATCGTCAG ATACGTGTGCGTGTGTTTGACACTGGTGCTGGCGATGGTCTCGCCGCGCGTGAAAAAGCGATTCCCGACGCTGGAGCACTTCGTGGACACGGGTCTGTTGCTGGAGAACGAGCTGGTGATCTTCCAGAGCCTGAACGATAAATTCCCGAAGCCGAGCAAGCACTGGCTGCCGATCGTATGGGCGTCGAGCATCGTGACTCGCGCGAGGAAAGAGGGCCGGATCCGCGACGATTTCGCCGTCAAGACGCTGATAGACGAGCTGAACAAGTTTCGCGGTCTCTGCGGCAGCCTGATGCACTACGACACCATCAGCGTACCGTTGGTTTACACGCAG GTGGTGACCTTGGCGGTGTACACGTACTTTCTCACGAGCGTGATGGGCCGGCAATGGGTGCAGAACTCTAAAACTTCGACCATCGATCTCTATTTCCCGGTGTTCACCACTCTGCAGTTCTTTTTCTACATGGGCTGGCTCAAGGTCGCCGAGACCCTGATCAACCCGTTcggcgaggacgacgacgacttCGAAGTCAACTGGATCATCGACAGGAATCTGCAA GTGAGCTACCTGATCGTCGACGAGATGCACCACGATCATCCAGAGCTGATCCGCGATCAGTATTGGGACGATATCTTCCCAACCGAGCTTCCGTACACGGCCGCGGCCCAGGCATTCCGCGAGGAGCATCCGCAGCCTTCGACGGCCGGGATCCAGTTATCAGCGGCGCAACAAGAACTCCAACCGTCTTCTGTCAGGATCGACGAAATGGCAGCGGACTATCAGCAAAAGTTTCGGCCGGAAATGAGCGACGACGCCGCGTCCGGCATACACTTCACGGCGAAGGGAAAAATGTCAAG GAGCTGTACCGAGAGCGGCAAGATAGCGAG GAGCGCGAGTCGTGTGAGCAACCGAGACCGCACCTTGAGCGGCGGTTCGACGCCTAGCAACCTGGGTGGCTCTCTCACGAGGGTGAACAGCGTGACCAGCGTGCTGAAGAGGCTCTTCAGCAAGGAGGACAGACCCGATGGTGGGGTGACCAGTGGCACCAAAACTCCGGGAAGAATGGCTGCGTCCAGTTCCGCCGCCTCTTTGCAGAACCGTGCAATCG TTGGAGGTGGCTCGATGAGGATAGGCGTGATCAAGGAGGAGGCGGACGAGCAGATGACCTTGACTTCGATGAAGTCGGACAAGAGACCCCACGTGCAGAGTATATTCGCAGCTGGACCACCGCCACCCAGTGCTCCGATGTCCGTGCCCGGTTCCGAGCACTCCAGAAACGGGGAGATATTCTCTTGCAGTGCTCCTGTGACCGGCTTAGCAGGAAGTAACGGGGATGGGAATGGTGGCGTCATTGATGGGAG GGCAGAGCGGACGTCGCAGTCGGCGCGATCCAGCGTGGCCTTCGACACAGGAGTGAGCTTCGCTGGCAGCGGGGTCGCGGACGATATGATCAGCACCCGAAGTTCTTCTTGCACCAGCGTCAACTCGGACGACGAGTTCACGAAGCTGAAGACGGAAAGAAAGAAGCAGAGGCGGGACAGGGTGGTCCGGAGGCTGGCCAGGAGCACCAGCGGCCATACTAATCTGCTCGGGGACCAATCTCGAAGCGTGTTGGACACGGAGCAGCTGTTGCTGTCGGAATTGGTGAACACTTCGCGATTGTCGATGTCGGCGAGCGACAGAGACGAGAAGGTCGACACCGACCGGCTTTAA
- the LOC117229506 gene encoding bestrophin-4 isoform X3, which produces MTVTYTAEVATCKGLGCFLKLLLRWRASIYKLVWLDLALFLFIYYSLSTIYRLLLDEGQKKIFEAVVAYCNEYSDLIPLSFVLGFYVSIVMTRWWNQYMVIPWPDSIAVFVSATIHGNDERGRLMRRTIVRYVCVCLTLVLAMVSPRVKKRFPTLEHFVDTGLLLENELVIFQSLNDKFPKPSKHWLPIVWASSIVTRARKEGRIRDDFAVKTLIDELNKFRGLCGSLMHYDTISVPLVYTQVVTLAVYTYFLTSVMGRQWVQNSKTSTIDLYFPVFTTLQFFFYMGWLKVAETLINPFGEDDDDFEVNWIIDRNLQVSYLIVDEMHHDHPELIRDQYWDDIFPTELPYTAAAQAFREEHPQPSTAGIQLSAAQQELQPSSVRIDEMAADYQQKFRPEMSDDAASGIHFTAKGKMSRSASRVSNRDRTLSGGSTPSNLGGSLTRVNSVTSVLKRLFSKEDRPDGGVTSGTKTPGRMAASSSAASLQNRAIVGGGSMRIGVIKEEADEQMTLTSMKSDKRPHVQSIFAAGPPPPSAPMSVPGSEHSRNGEIFSCSAPVTGLAGSNGDGNGGVIDGRYAARSRAERTSQSARSSVAFDTGVSFAGSGVADDMISTRSSSCTSVNSDDEFTKLKTERKKQRRDRVVRRLARSTSGHTNLLGDQSRSVLDTEQLLLSELVNTSRLSMSASDRDEKVDTDRL; this is translated from the exons ATGACGGTCACTTACACCGCCGAAGTCGCTACCTGCAAAGGTCTCGGTTGCTTTCTAAAATTACTCCTAAG ATGGCGCGCGAGCATATACAAGCTCGTCTGGCTAGACCTGGCCCTGTTCCTCTTTATCTACTACTCGCTGTCGACCATCTATCGGTTGTTGCTCGACGAGGGCCAGAAGAAGATCTTCGAGGCGGTGGTGGCCTACTGCAACGAGTACAGCGACCTGATACCGCTGTCGTTCGTCCTTGGCTTCTACGTTAGCATCGTCATGACTAGATGGTGGAATCAATACATGGTGATACCGTGGCCAGATTCGATCGCGGTCTTCGTGTCGGCGACTATTCACGGGAACGACGAGAGAGGTCGATTGATGCGGCGAACTATCGTCAG ATACGTGTGCGTGTGTTTGACACTGGTGCTGGCGATGGTCTCGCCGCGCGTGAAAAAGCGATTCCCGACGCTGGAGCACTTCGTGGACACGGGTCTGTTGCTGGAGAACGAGCTGGTGATCTTCCAGAGCCTGAACGATAAATTCCCGAAGCCGAGCAAGCACTGGCTGCCGATCGTATGGGCGTCGAGCATCGTGACTCGCGCGAGGAAAGAGGGCCGGATCCGCGACGATTTCGCCGTCAAGACGCTGATAGACGAGCTGAACAAGTTTCGCGGTCTCTGCGGCAGCCTGATGCACTACGACACCATCAGCGTACCGTTGGTTTACACGCAG GTGGTGACCTTGGCGGTGTACACGTACTTTCTCACGAGCGTGATGGGCCGGCAATGGGTGCAGAACTCTAAAACTTCGACCATCGATCTCTATTTCCCGGTGTTCACCACTCTGCAGTTCTTTTTCTACATGGGCTGGCTCAAGGTCGCCGAGACCCTGATCAACCCGTTcggcgaggacgacgacgacttCGAAGTCAACTGGATCATCGACAGGAATCTGCAA GTGAGCTACCTGATCGTCGACGAGATGCACCACGATCATCCAGAGCTGATCCGCGATCAGTATTGGGACGATATCTTCCCAACCGAGCTTCCGTACACGGCCGCGGCCCAGGCATTCCGCGAGGAGCATCCGCAGCCTTCGACGGCCGGGATCCAGTTATCAGCGGCGCAACAAGAACTCCAACCGTCTTCTGTCAGGATCGACGAAATGGCAGCGGACTATCAGCAAAAGTTTCGGCCGGAAATGAGCGACGACGCCGCGTCCGGCATACACTTCACGGCGAAGGGAAAAATGTCAAG GAGCGCGAGTCGTGTGAGCAACCGAGACCGCACCTTGAGCGGCGGTTCGACGCCTAGCAACCTGGGTGGCTCTCTCACGAGGGTGAACAGCGTGACCAGCGTGCTGAAGAGGCTCTTCAGCAAGGAGGACAGACCCGATGGTGGGGTGACCAGTGGCACCAAAACTCCGGGAAGAATGGCTGCGTCCAGTTCCGCCGCCTCTTTGCAGAACCGTGCAATCG TTGGAGGTGGCTCGATGAGGATAGGCGTGATCAAGGAGGAGGCGGACGAGCAGATGACCTTGACTTCGATGAAGTCGGACAAGAGACCCCACGTGCAGAGTATATTCGCAGCTGGACCACCGCCACCCAGTGCTCCGATGTCCGTGCCCGGTTCCGAGCACTCCAGAAACGGGGAGATATTCTCTTGCAGTGCTCCTGTGACCGGCTTAGCAGGAAGTAACGGGGATGGGAATGGTGGCGTCATTGATGGGAGGTACGCGGCAAGATCAAG GGCAGAGCGGACGTCGCAGTCGGCGCGATCCAGCGTGGCCTTCGACACAGGAGTGAGCTTCGCTGGCAGCGGGGTCGCGGACGATATGATCAGCACCCGAAGTTCTTCTTGCACCAGCGTCAACTCGGACGACGAGTTCACGAAGCTGAAGACGGAAAGAAAGAAGCAGAGGCGGGACAGGGTGGTCCGGAGGCTGGCCAGGAGCACCAGCGGCCATACTAATCTGCTCGGGGACCAATCTCGAAGCGTGTTGGACACGGAGCAGCTGTTGCTGTCGGAATTGGTGAACACTTCGCGATTGTCGATGTCGGCGAGCGACAGAGACGAGAAGGTCGACACCGACCGGCTTTAA